Below is a genomic region from Gadus morhua chromosome 4, gadMor3.0, whole genome shotgun sequence.
gtgcgtgtgtgtgtgtgtgtgtgtgtgttgattgttCGAAAGCaaagacagagggtttttcttcctttcctcccccccctcctaattGTGATGGCGGCCGGGGAGAGGTTAGCCGGGCGGCCCTGTTGGAGGTGTTTAAGCCGGCCTCTAATTGGAGAGGAACACCAGGGGAAGGCTCCCCGGCCCTGGGCGGTCTGCCGGCCTCGGAGGGGTGGAGGCGTGACGTCCGCGGGTGTAATTACGCACTCAGGTTCCCAATCTTCCCTGAGCTTCTGCACGTAACCGTGTCTTCCAGGAAAAGATCTGCGTTCTCACACTGTCCTGAGAGGAtgaaggggggggaggtggaagaaagggagggggtgggagggatggggagaagggagggagggatggggtgattgaagagaacgagggaggtttggagggagggagggagggagggagggaggggggagagagagatggaagagagcgagggaggtagggaggtatggagggtgggggagagatggagagggagggagggaggggggagagagcgagggaggcagagtagagagggaggggggctgaaAGAGAGGGGCGTGGGACAGAGTGGAGTTGACATACAAAGGTCagtggaagaggggggggggaggaaaagagTGGTGtagaagaaagaaagggagagtagaatgggggggggggggggtgttggaagagggagagagtggaaagaaagagggggggagagtatGAGAGGTTGCCAAGGTTTGAAACAGGCCAGTGTGGGATGTTCAGTCGTCAGGCTCTCTCCCCGAAAGGCTGTGTCTCAACATCTTTCCACCGTCACTCCACAGAAGCCTAACACAGCTGGCCTCCACGGGCCGCACGCCtttccacacacgcacgcacgcacacacacacaccacacaaaccaCTGCAGCTTCTGCACAAAGTTTGAACTTTCCATGCATAGCTGTATGGAACTTGCATATTTCGAATTATCGATTTTAATCATCTGCCTTCATTTATTTGATTCTTTCTATtttatgcatttgtttttttatttgagaTGCATacgatatatatttttatggaaataaaaaataaataaataaagaaatcgtGTTTTTCAGTGAGCATAATGCCAAGTCATCTGATGGGGCTAATCATCCTGTTCTCTGGGTGTGTGGAACTGCTCCCAGGCAAAGGGACAGTTCTCCTGTTTCTTCCCTTACGGGCAACAAGGAAAAGTGTTAAATTAATCAAACAGAGGTACACTTTTTGCGTTAGGATTATTTGAAATCCATCATGAAAAAACGACCGGGCAGAGCGTGCCAGATAAGTTCTCCAAGCTCTACCCTGGCGTGGGCACTGGGGTGAACCTGGAAATGTTTTAATCCTAACGTAAACTAATCCAGCGTCGCAGCAATAGACTAGAACCGTGCAAGACTAAATATGGTGTCTGCAGTGACGTCACGTCCGCTCCCCTGAGACCCTGCGGCCGACGACACTCACCGCCAGCGCGGCGTTCCGCTGGTGCGTTCCGCTGGTGCGTTCCGCTGGTGCGGGTGTTTTTCTTGTCATAAGTGAGCTGGTGTAATTGTGTGAATAATTGCAGCCACTGGGGTATACTGCGGCTGATTAAAGGGGCCAGGCCCCGGAGGGGGCCCCGCGTGGGACTCGGGACATGAAGAAATGCGCGAATGGCGTGATGAATCTTGTTTTTCTCCGTGTTTATACAAGGGCGCAATTAGAATCTCCCCGGCAACGCTCGGGCCAAGTTTAACACATGcccgcacgcaagcacacacgcacacacttggacACCCCAAGGCTGTTCTTCGAGAGAATAGTGCAGGAAAGTTCATCGATGACTGACTGCTTGGGTTGCGGTTTTGGATTTCTCGGATGTGTTTTGGAGTttcgtttcgtttttttaattctctctctctctctctctctctctctctctcttcccccccccctccctcccacctacCTCCTCCCCACTCCACCTAGGCTCTGCACAGCCTCGCCTGACCGAAAGCTACGACTGTTGTCGTCTGACCTCAAGGACCGGCACGAGATCAAGGTATGACCGCCGACATCTGGAGCCCATTGGCCGGCTGCGCGCATCAGGGCTCCTCGtccgccggagccccgccgTAGCACCCAGCGATCAGGAGAACGTCACATTCAAATCTACCATCACTGTGCACGAGTGCAGGGACAACGAAATGTGGTCGGAGATCTAAACAGTAGTGCGAAATAGCGGTTAAGGTGCGGTTTGAGCGTGATTGGCTCATAGTGCAGTACGAGTACGGTATAGTTAATTAATAGGGCGGGATGGTGCAGGAGTGGTGAATACAGAAGACGCTCGTTTGAGGCCGTTTAATGCAGCTGTGTTGATAATATGCCACACGCAGTCGGGTCAGAAGGTTTTTGTAGATATGTCCGTAGTCACtgttctaatgtgtgtgtgtgtgtgtgtgtgtgtgcgcgtgctgtgtgtgcgtgtgttgtgcgtgtgtgtaggagaTGGAGGGTCACAGCAGCTACATCAATCAGGTGGTGTTTGAGCCCACAGAGGGGAAACAGATCGCCTCCGTCAGCGATGATCACACCtgcaggtcagtgtgtgtgtgtgtgtgtctgtgtgcgtgtgcgcgtcttGTATCATTGCATCACATCCTGCAGTGTGTTTTCCACATTGACTGCGATCGCTCACCATCACAGCCATGAGGGTTTATTTGTTGCTGCTAATCGGTTAATTACCGAAATCCAATTAGACAaatcagagagggggggggggggctctgttaACGAGCTCCCCAAATGGGAAGGGTTTTCAGGGAGACGTGTTTCAGTTACTAGGGGTCAATTCTGGGTCAGCTCTCTGGACTCCatcggaacacacacacacacacacacacacacacacacacacacacacacacgcacacctgtctgtcctccccaTGAGCCAGGTGTCCTGATGGCCGCTGGTCATCGCGGCGGTTTCCTTTGAACCCCCCCACGGGGAATCAATCCTCGTCCTgctgaaagaaagaagaaaccCCAAACAGTACCGGGGCCCCTGGCTCTGGTACCGGGCCCTCGGCGAGGCCGTGGTCCCGGGCTCTCCCCCGGGCCAGAGAAAACAGACTGCGCTCCGTCTGCTGAAAGATTTAAACTCTGTCGTGTTGAGAAAATATGGGACGAGCGAGGCGGCCgcaacaggaggagagagagttaaCACGCACACCGCCGGCCCACCCAATCGGAGACCCCTGAcgcaagagggagggggggccccgacgccagagggagggggggggggggggggggggatttgtgcaagCGGGGCCCGACCGCTACTCTCccactgtttttgtgtgtgtttgtgtgtgtgcgtatgtgtgtgtgtggagttgacCGAGTTCGATCTCGTCTTCCCTCCAGCATCATGCgtgtgtgatgctgtgtgtCCACCTGCTGTATACAGTAACTCCCTGTGTTTATAATCTCTTTAATGCTTTGCGGTGGGTACGGATGTTGACACAGCGCTGTTAAGCCGGACCAGTGCAGTTGTCaagttaaaattgtaccgggggcgaaaattgtaccggcctacgtcatcagttgtttacatcttgaaaacctgcctggcaacagacgacgcgatcgtctgttgccaggcaggttgcaaaaaacattcggctcatgtttccaaaagacgaagtaacataatacagataacggatcgctagataaaacttgtttttactttatatttgtattgtatttgattgtttaatcgaatagcaacagaagacgcgatcgtctgttgccgggaaacgggcgatcgcgtcaaatgacgtaggaaggttcttgtaCATTCccacgtcatttgacgcgatcgcctcgattaaacaattaaatacaatacaaatataaagtaaaaacaagtgttatctagcgatccgttatctgtattatgttatttcgtcttttggaaacatgagccgaatgttgtCGGCAGGTTGACCGAGGCAGGttagacgcacgcacgcacgcacgcacggccAGCGAGCGACCGGCGCTCCGAGTTCATTTGTGGCGAAGGGTTCGACTTTAAGATTAATATTTGGGTAACGGCTCGTTGTGGCCGCAGCGACACAGATGGGGGCAAagcccacacaaacagacacacacacacgcagaaacagacacacacacacacacagaaacagacacacacacgcagaaacagacacacacacacacgcagaaacagacacacacacacacacagaaacagacacacacacaccaacacacacacacacagaaacagacacacacacatgcagaaacagacacacacacacacgcagaaacagacacccacactgaaacggacacacacaccaacagacacacacacacacagaaatagacacacacacaccaacacacacacacacagaaacacacacacacacacaacacacgcacacacacagaaacagacacacacacacgcagaaacagacagacagacagacagacacacacacgcacacacagaaacagatacacaaacacacacagaaacacacataccacacaaacacagcacacgcagagaaacagacacacacgcacacacacacacagaaacacgcatatacagacacacacacatccgtacagacagacagacacgcacaggcatagacacacacacagacacatctgtccacacacacacacacagacgcacacacacgcatacgcacatccatccacgcaagcacacacacaaaccggaCGCGGCCGCGGGCCCTGCGGGGCGGTGGCGAGGTCCGGTGTCATCCGAGCGCctcagctccctccctcccgggaGACGCTGTGATTATTGACTCGGCTCTATACAGTAACTCCCATTGCTCCACCCCTTCCCGCCCTCGCCGGGGAAAGCGcaatgggtgggtgggggtgggggggggtcgacGAACCGTAACACCACCGCGGGTCGCTCCCCCGTCCCGTCGACAAAGTGCAGCCCCTCGCTGACCACCTtctccccgccccccgccgTTGGACCTGGGCGCCGCTACGACGGCGCGCAACGAGCGCCGTGGGTGGGGTGGAAGGGTGGGGGCAACCCgcgtatccccccccccccccccccgctcaccccGCTCTGCAGAGGTCATGTTTtgccgggggggaggggcgctGCGCCAGGCCGCGGCGGTCGGGCCGCGGCCTGGCGCCCGGCCCGGTAGCGTGCAACCCGGCGCTGGCTCTCAGTGGTCTGAGGGGCTGGAGCGAGCggtcctgctgctggtggtcccgggccgtgtgtgtgtgtgtgtgtgtgtgtgtgtgtgtgtgcgtgtgtgtgtttttatctctgtgtgcatgtgtgcgtgcgcgcgtgcgcgcgctcTTCCCCGCGAGgggaagagcaggagggagagaggggttccTCTGGCCAGAAGGAGCTTTCGTTCCCACAAGAGGAGGCCGAGGTCGTAAGGTTTAGTGTTTACTGAGGTTCCAcggcgggggggcaggggggtgggggggccggggggtgggggggcgggttAGCACCGAGGACAGCGGCCCCAACGCCGCACTTGACATCTGCGTGGCCTCCACCGAATCTGAATCGTCTGGGCTCCTTCAAGCGAAAtctgcagaggtgtgtgtgtgtgtgtgtgtgtgtgtgtgtgtgtgtgtgtgtgtgtgtgtgtgtgtgcgccagcgGTCCTGCTCTCTGCCGTGCTCTCCTACCTCATCCCCCGATTGGATTCGGTACACGGCGTTGTGGGAATGTTGTTGCACACTGCCCCGTGGTCGCGTGACCCAGTTATTCCAGTCCTGTTGTGCTGTTGACCAATATGTCGGAGAACGCCGGGGATAGGAGGCGCAGCAGAAAGGGGCCCAGGTTCCGGGTTTGATCCCGAATACCCAACAGTTGTATTAGCTGTCCCGAACACTGCCTGCTTTTGATCTGACCtgtttgttgtgtacggggaatgggttatcctagtgattgttagtgcttggcactttgttctatgaacatccttactgtacacccAGAGAtgtattgtttcaccttcttctgacaaatgttctgATTGtgtgtcgctttggatagaagcgtctgctaaacgcccttaatgttgatgtgaatgtGAAGAGAGGATGTGTCTCCTCAAACACTAAGTAGTCAAGCTGAACTCTGAGTTCTGCtcattgaaaatgaaagaggatTGCATCCTTCTGCCCTGCTGAGGCCTGCTGCTGTATTCATGCTGGGGGGTTTCCCTCCCTTGTAATCCATTTCTATAATCGACATGTTTGTCACGttgacacacacattatattatTTGTCTATTCTTTGCTGTAATAATCCCAACGTCGGATGATTTGTTTGTTCAGAGTTTGGGACCTGGAGGGCAACGAGACCATGAGCTTCAGTCTGCGTTCTccgggtgtcagtgtgtgctgGCATCCAGAGGAGGTGTATAAGGTAAACAGAGGTTTTCTACATTCTAAAAAAGGCTTTGTACATAGGATCTTTATGAATCTGCAGCTCCTTCACATCAACATTGTGCTAAATGTTCAACTTCACAAATAACCTCGGATACTTTGCACTATTGACTTTGAAGGCTGTTTGAATTCTCAATTTATACTTGTATAATTGTTATTACACAAGACTCTGTCTTAAGCTCCGAGCTCGGTATTCCAACTTTGACCGCAGCAATGTGGATCGTCCCCATAGCCTATTGAGGTGCACAAGTTCACTGTCATCCGTGGTTTGAGTGAAGCACGAGAGActtgttaaaggggacctattatgcttttttcgacctttatgacctataaacgttgttagaatgattgatagtcatgtttaatcatacacaaaaaacgatgcagattttcgggaaactcttcctctcatctgggcgctttcagccttctctgtcgacgctcggtttcgtccttctccgccccctcgcccccctcctgccaacccaactccgttgtgattggttaccttccttaaagcacgcgcgcgggcagatttgacccggcatatgggggcgcggcaggagtgcctccacgtagatgatttcccggaaatgtgaacaagtgaatcgcaaacattgtcccgagtgtttagcgctctgcacagccaccccagactgtcagcagggaacacgtcaaaatgcatgtacgtcattatttgacactttagtatggttaaacatgactatcaatcatttaTAAGTCacaaaagtcgaaaaagcagtCTGACTCTGCCCTCTGCAGCTGATGGTGGCCGAGAAGAAGGGGACGATCCGCTTCTACGACCTGGTCGCCCAGCAGGCCATCCTGTCCCTGGACTGCGGACACTCGCCTCTCATGTCCGCAGACTGGTGCCTCGCCAACACCATCAAGGTTGGCGGGGTGGCCGGGAGCGACTGGCTGGTCTGGGACATCACTCGCTCCAGGTGATTAgtattctttttcttttttttatgtatttttatttgcaGGGGAGAGAGTTCTGTTGTTTTAAGTGgccgtgtccacccagatgtgcgCTGGATGGATCAGTCGACCGGCCTTCCCagcggactgtagcaaacgttttGGTTACGGCTTGTAACGTCTGATCACACTAACATCTGGTGGTGTGATATTGGTCGCCTTTTAGTGGTATGGTCCCTTGAAGAGTTTCACTGAAGCCTTGTCTTTGTCCTCTTCGCAGTTATCCTCAAGAAAGAAGACCTGCCCACATGGACAAAGCAAGACTCATTAGGTAAGAACTCGCTCTACCTTCGGAGTTCctcaaattgtgttttttttttcttttatattggCATTGCCCAAACATGGTCGTCCTTAGTAAAGTGGTTGTCCTTCCTTCCAGGTGGTCTCGGGCCAATGAGAACCTCTTCGCCACCACCGGCTGCCCGGGGAAGTTCAGCAGCCAGTTGCTCATCCACCACCTGGGCCAACCACAGGTCGGTGCCCGTTAGATTGGAGCCATATCTCGGCTCAGGCCTCTTCTGAAATGCCTTTTCCTGCTCAAATTTTCATTTCCTGTTGCAGCCGGTGGTGATTGGATCGGCCACGGTGGGGGCAGGGTTAAGCTGGCACAGgaccctccccctgtgtgtgATTGGCAGCGACAGGAAGCTGCTGTTCTGGATGACGGAGATGTAGACGTGTTTGGAGGCGGGTCTTTTACTTCTAGTcctaaaaaatttaaataaactatttttgtgatattttctgttttttgcTTTGGGCCTCAAAAAgcttattttcctttatttataTTGGTGTTCAATCATCAATCGGTACCTCACTACACTGACTCACTTTAGGGTAAAGGCAGTCATGGTTTCTGTTGGAAGTTGTGCACATGTTTTATTCTTAGGCCATTTAAAACCGTTACCAATGCCACTGTGAGTCGACATTGACGTAGTAAAAATGTGCTGCCGTCATGCTTTGATCTGAGGGCCCAACACATTGGACTCGATTGAGGTCCGAGAGAACGGTGGGAAGTGGATGGCATTTGGGAAATCTCTCTTTGAATTCCACTGACAAAATCAAACAAGATGAAAGCTCCTGCGATGGAAGAGATGTCTGTCTTTTTGGCAAGTCTTGAGTTCATTGCAACCGGTCCATAGAACCCAGGGTGGAAAGAGTGCAGAGCCGCAGCCAGAACCTCGTGGAGCCCTGTGGCAAAACAAGGACTCTTTGTGCTGTCAGGGAATATACCATGTGTCGGTGAAACTATCTCCATTACAAAGCACATTTCCACCCACTAAAGCAAGAAGGACAAATGGTCGTGAATATAAAAGGCTTCAACAGAAGTAGCGGTGTACCGCTAACATGTGTTGGCCGGGAATCCATGTTATGTTAACAACGTTAAACAATGTTTTATGCAGTCCCGGGTTTCTACTGGATGGGAGTTCTGACTGTAGCTGTGTAGCATGGATAGCTTTTACCACTTTAGAAAAAAGATTCTGTATATTCGTTGGACGGGGCAAGCAAACCACCGTCCACAAGTTAATGCTAATGCTCTCTTGATAGTACTTCGCTGTGTTTGAACAAGTACCGTGCGGTCTGCGCTGTGTTTGTTGTAACGTTACAGAGAAGAGATTCTGGGCCCGGCAGTGGAAGCAGCTGCGTGAAAGGGTAAGACATCAATGTCGAGAAGGACACGATGCACTTGGACTTTCCCACTACTGGACATTTTCCACGGTGTCTCAAAGGTGCATTAGGGATCTCTAAATGAGAGCAGACTTTCTGAGAAACATAAATATTACATAGCCTATCTTAATCGGCAGCGTCCGACTACAGCAGTGGCTATATGGTGCCATCTGGTG
It encodes:
- the nup37 gene encoding nucleoporin Nup37 — translated: MQEDSRRSATYTVACEDYVHVVEFSPFDSGTNASLLAYGGNQYVVVGTCLFQEEDAEVEGVEFTVLRAFHLDVRIDSLAWSPESRLDRLPTVRLCTASPDRKLRLLSSDLKDRHEIKEMEGHSSYINQVVFEPTEGKQIASVSDDHTCRVWDLEGNETMSFSLRSPGVSVCWHPEEVYKLMVAEKKGTIRFYDLVAQQAILSLDCGHSPLMSADWCLANTIKVGGVAGSDWLVWDITRSSYPQERRPAHMDKARLIRWSRANENLFATTGCPGKFSSQLLIHHLGQPQPVVIGSATVGAGLSWHRTLPLCVIGSDRKLLFWMTEM